Part of the Triplophysa rosa linkage group LG21, Trosa_1v2, whole genome shotgun sequence genome is shown below.
gccctgtgttattatccctcctttgccttccctttaaaatgccctcatgtttcattgtcttgttgctcggtcattgCATATGGTGTCTTTGATTGCATTCCATGTTCTGATGTTCCCCGTATTCCTGTGCctcttgttgctgttttgtCTGccgtagtaagtgtttagtttagtccttGTCAAGTGTATGTTACTTTAGTGTTAGTTAGCTTACGTCCCTTTTTCTTATATTATAattcttgttcttgtttacaccccatcgtgggtttttgttttgtgttttgtataataaactctgttaaccccttcaatcccacctgcctgcaattgggttctcctcttgacagaatgaccgagcccactacgaacccagcaggcagcatggagGAGTCGAACGAGGCGttcaggagccgccaggctcacgtcctgttcggcttccgccagagggggaTCCCCGTGAaagacttcgccatggacttcctgtccaccacgtgctactcggggttcaccgaggcagaattgaaggtaatcttcaacagctgcctcgatgaacccttcgagccagcgGAGATGCGCCAATtcgcgatgaatcgtgaggagtctaggggaatgtccatggcggagcctctcacggggctCGCGACCATCCAGGAGGATAGCCCCTTACAGGTCGGGGTTTTGGGTGTCACAATGTCATCCTCCTCTCCCCCggcagctcctcctccgcccatcagcatccgtggccggcgTAGACGAAGGGAGttgtgggactccccgtccgactcctccggtacAGAACTAACCGGGCTCCCCATCACTTCTCTCCAGCCGGCCACACATCCTGTGGGCCGGGCCAAGaaaaagaagccgaggagggggatgcTGAACCCTGCCCAGCCGCCAGTGAGCGCTGCCCAGTCGGCGTCCGagccagtgcagccggcgtcctgtccggtgcagccgggatccactgcggtgcagccgggatccagtccggtgcagccgggatccagtccagtgtccagtccgatgtccagcccggtgcagccggcgtccagcccggtacagccgacgtccagtccggtgcagccggcggcccagccggtgatccagccggcgtccagtccggtgtccagtatCGTGCCCAGCCCGgggcagccggcgtccagtccggtgcagccagcgcCCAGCCCGgggcagccggcatccagtccggtgcagccggcgcccagtccttcatcccagccggtgcagcagccggccttccagccagtgtcaagccctgtccagccggccttccagccggcgtcaagccctgtccagccggccttcaagccggcatcaagccctgtccagccggccttccagccggcgtcaagccctgtcaagccggccttccagccggcgtcaagccctgtcaagccggccttccagccggcgtcaagccctgtccagccggccttccagctggcgtcaagccctgtccagccggccttccagccggcgtcaagccctgtccagccagccttccaaCCGGCGCCCAAACTTGTCCCGCCAACGTTGAAGTCGGcggtccccccaggactttcccccctaagtcccccTGAACTCCGCACCCTCAAGCGTGCCCAGGGactaggactgttcccccccATGAACCCTTGActgtccccaccccccctcccatgtttattatttttgatttcccaccctagtcctgttgttgttctgtcatgtttgcccttgattttgttttcattattttgccttgtcttgtctgtcaccaagtcggtcttgtctcgttagtctgccccttggtgagcacctggaggtgctcattaaagggggggcttctgtcacgactctgccctttcttgtcatggatttcttggtcttgtggcagagtcgtggcaaagcctttggttttgtgtgagaaaaccatggggtgtttatcttttgacactccatgtgttttctcgtgtcttgtcattggccccgcccctctcgtttcctgtattgcttccctgctgtgtgtcattaccctcacctgcactgtattatccctcgtttgtcttccctttaaaatgctctcatgtttcattgttttgttgctcggtcattgtatgtggtGTCTTTGATTGCGTTCCATGTTCTGATGTTCCCCGTATTCCTGTGCctcttgttgctgttttgtCTGccgtagtaagtgtttagtttagtccttGTCAAGTGTATGTTACTTTAGTGTTAGTTAGCTTACGTCCCTTTTCCTTATATTACAattcttgttcttgtttacaccccatcgtgggtttttgttttgtgttttgtataataaactctctgttaaccccttcaatcccgcctgcctgcaattgggttctcctcGCATTCTTGACAGAAGTCATATGTAAATATTGCCATGTGTTTTGCTGTGTATATTATATCCATCTACTATATGGGttccttcaaaatatatatatttacagctCAATAACATTTagagggaatgacttacaggaCTTAAACAACTACATTCTTCATGTGAGtttcagctataatgcacaccactgcAATCCACTGCATTTGGTTTGCCTACgataatatgtaaaaaatttagagaattattgatgtgttttcgtatACTTAGCTTTATtaagtaaactatatttatcatgctttatttttgttaatcacccATTTGGTTAGAAAAACACACCACTTATAGTTATACCACACCACATAACGTTATAGTTTTTTtacagctagatggttccaaGCCACGTGTTAATTAAGGAAAATAATAATTTGAATGTCAAACAAAATGTGAACTTTATTTTAGAAttaattgttcttactgtctgtttaatgttttttttatctttcagtctttattcgtttaaatgtgttaattgatttattattttttatttcttatagtctACAGCTATGTTTCTATCTAGTTTGAACTATTATGACAAGGGCCCTTCAAAAAGGTTTGCTTTTGAATGTACTCTATTACGATTAGTGATTTCAGGAAAATAAAGCAGCTCAGGATGATTCTCGCAGTTTTTCACTTGCGCGTtagggcgccacctgctgggcgCCAAAACTAGCTCGTTTGGctgcaaatgcacaaatcacttttgcaccatatatcacacagatgtggtgcaaaatgagagtgtgcgaacttgtgtcagagactcgcagcagcagattcaagcagttgtgtttgtgctagaacaatgtgcaataataaaacctttaatttgtgagaaaatattttacaagcattcaactctcattgcatgaattcacatactgtttgcggatgtgcaaaactcgtctgtgaacgcacgtcttttggtgcaggtgtgtgaatgtgttttgcaccatatttactgcagcatttgtagcaaaaaatgtgagtgcacgagtatctcagtttgtgatttgtgcacttgcactgaaggattcaagaaggtgtaactgttgtgttgtgtttgcgggagaggaaaaaaatctacaagtttgcaacttcaaattttgactacaaatttactgatacacgtgtgtggccgacctctacaactacaaattCCGCTCTCACAGGTGCTCAGTAGTTTCGCACCAAAAATAACTTCATACAAgaagaggcaggatcatgacacatCCATCGTGTGCAGCGTGGACTCGGACTCGCGCAGTAACGAACTGAATCTTTATTTTCGCACATTCTTTTATTTAGCAAAAGCGTTGCTTTCATGAAAGGGTAAATAAATGCGTTTGATTAATTCGTTTTGGATAAGGCATCTCTTACTATTATCATATGATAGCCTACACGTGGCTTAAACATCCACACACAGTGAGTTTTAACTTCTTCATAAAGTTGGCCCCATACAGTTAATGTAACCCCCCCCAAAAGCGCTACTCGAGTCTTCTTTTCCTGACGTAGCCTACAGTAGTGTTTGCGAAATTTGAAGTGCACACACCCCTCACAGATCCGGTCTCTTTCGTTTTCATTTCCCGGAAGGATTCTTAATATTGCAGGCGATCCGCATAAGAATAAACTCAGCTTTGCTAAACTACGTTTTTATGCCACTGTAAATGCTTTCTTACGTGCTGTAGCCTATATGTCAACCAGTTACTAATCAGCGAACATTTTGAAGAGTCTCATATTGAAATTGAATAACATGAGTGACGCTTCCTCACTGCCACCTTTGAAGAAGGTAAGTTATCTAAGGTAAACACGCAGTCGTCATGTTAAAGTGCGTTCAGGTAATCTCTTTTCATTCTTATTCATTGCCACAGTTTAAAACGAAATGAAACTCTTAGCACATCAACACATAAAACTGCTCAAATAAGCTTGCATGATATTAAACTTAAATACATTTGACAAATAAAACTGTCTCCAAAAGGTCCCTTTTGTCTGTCAGAtgtgtccattttttttttagacaAAATTTCTTATCAACATATTATGCGTCACttcaaaattgaaaataaaaactgtggtGTGTCTCAGATTTACTTTCACTTTTGCTGTGTGCATTGAGGTGCCAGTGTTTTGATACAAGAAAGAAAAAGCAGACTTATCAGTTTTGCAAACGGATGAAAAAGCACAGATCtacaatctttaaaaaaaaaaatttatatAGGTCAAAAATGCATTATAGACATTAAAAGatcacattttttataaaaatgtttgttttcatgtCCTGCCCTTAACAGAGCTTTAATGGGAACGGACCTCCAGTTCTGTCTGATCCTCAGAGTGCCCTTCCCTCCCCAAATGAAGCTGATTCTGACGAACTCTGCAAGCTACCTGGAAGACTGCGTATGATCCCACGAAAAATAAACTTCACTTTACTTTCTTACATAGGATACAAAATGACCTATTTTACAGAATGTCCACTATATTCACTTTCTATAATTTGTGCACTAAGTCAAATTCCAACAAAATGTTGGAAGCAGAATCGttcaaaaaaatctttcaaGCTTGTTCATGTTCAAATCTGGTGCCCACGGCAAATTTGACATCAGTGTCAGCCTTCAAAAAGTGTAGATTGGAAATTCGGCAAAATAACTTTCCGTGGCCAAAAAGAaactcatgcaggtttggaatgacatgatgagggtgaacaaaccatttgttgtgtgtttggttTTGTAATGTACAGGGATAAATCCCTCGCTGTGGAATAAAGAGGATGTGAATCTCTGGCTGCGCTGGGCCCATAGGGAGTATTCTTTACGGCGTCCTGATCACCAAGCATTCGAGATGAATGGAAAAGCACTTTGCCTTCTCACCAAAGAAGACTTTCGTCTGCGCTGTCCCAGCTCTGGTCTGTGAGACTATTGTTATTTAGTGACACTTACTCATTTTGTTAAAGACTCTCATAATAAGTGCATTGTTTTTGGATGTACTGAGAACAGGTGATGTCCTGTATGAACTTCTTCAACACGTAAAGCAGCAGAGAAGATGTGCCATCTTCAGCCCTCCGTCCAACTGCAACACACAGTCGCAACAGATGCTCGGCTCACCTGGGACGGCAGGTGACCTACAGTATTCTCTTTTCTTTGTAGCATTTACGAGGCTGGTCCGTTGaaataaaaatctcaatttgaGAGAGAACTTTGCGGGCTGAATTTAGTCCATAAATGTGATCTGTAATGCAACAATTAACAGACATTTTGTTAGTCTTATAAACTTTCTCCTTGAGCAAGTGCCAAAAAGGAGATAAAATCAGCCTTCAGGAAACACACCAGGCAGAAAGAGAACTACTGTTTTTCCCATCGATGCTTTTCAGTGTTAATATAGTTATACACTAACGAATGCACTGATGTGCTTTATATATGTGTTCATTACAAATGGACACTATGGGGTTAAATGGCTCCCATTCTATTATGCAGTAGGTGACTTCCTGGTTTCAAAGCAACTAGAGCTGTTGCCAGTGGGTGTGGCTAAATCACACTTACCTGTTCTCtctgaacaaaaaaataacaggGCAAACAATACACTTATACATATAAACAATAACTATACAGATAAATTCAGGCTTAGTGTGTATTGATATAAGAAAGTGTTATTGATCTGCTTTGTAAAAATAGCTGTAAATACAGTAACTAACATCTGTAACTGTGTTACAGCTCCCTGCACTGTCCCTGTTTGTCCTGTGAATCCAAACTCTGGCGTATTAGCAGCTGGCTGGAACACAAATCTCAGCCAGGAGAGGACAAGATTATCTCTTAACAGTGGACATCTACAGGACATACAAACAGGTCATGATCTGCATTTTGAATCCCCAAAAACATAGGTCCAGATCTATGAAGATTTCGTTTATGAAGAAACACTACAGTTCAAAAGTTTGGGGTgacttgagtgaaatgtttctctcaAACCCTTGATCTGAAGGTGTACGTTGAAATGGCCATAATTAGTTTCGtagataaaaatacaattgtgcacacacaaatgcaaaacaatTTGATGGTAACGAGACATAAAAACAGTGTACACGTATGAATTAAACAACATGAAAGTAAACATAAAACACCCCACATAACGTACATAACTGACAACAAATATAATGctgatgtccttctgaaacctcatatatCCATATTTGGggatttttactttttgtcataaatcattattataagtcaccgtttatgtttgtcactgggttttgcaaatatcttccaataaaaactattaaagagtgcttgtcaactttgacaacacagtatgtaatcattagaaagtacagtgtttttccatttcctgaaaaacagcaaatgtggacatacgaggtttcagaaggacagtgactagaaacatgattatttaaatgaaatatcatcAAATGTGGAGAGTCACACAATGAAATTGTGATATTCCGGCAGatgtaaattaacattttaaaaaaaaagtaaaacgaCATGCTTTTCAAATTATTTTACACCCGACTTGTACATTTGCGGTCTGTTTCTATaatttaacagttttttttacagtgcacagggaattttggaaaaatgctttacttgttatttcactgtaaatgtttttaatttacaaaagatgtcattttaatgatattttgcttaaaatgtacatttaattctgtttttatatattataaatatgaattgtATAGAAATGTTAACCATAAAATATATGCCAATACTTTTTAAACCTTACATTTTGGATTATTTTACAGTGGATCTTTACTGTagtttttaacattatttttccattaaaaagatgtaaatattttacagtgtacatttttACGAATTCTTGGCAAAGCATGACTGATGGTTCTAAAAtcaagttttgatttattttggaatAACAACATTCCCAAAAACAATCAATTTGTGTTAATCCAGAGTGTGCTATTATTCTAAGTGCCCCTTAACTTTTAATCGGTATTGTAAGTGCACATTTGagaattacaaaataaatcagTTTGGCTGAGCAATTTTACCACTGCATATACAACATCTGAGTGATTGTTGCATGGGGTAACTGGACATATTCACCTTAACGTATAGCAGACAGATTTGGGTTTGACAGATCAGCTATTTAATCTAATGTAGGATATGGAGGAGTTGATACCTGACACAAACGTAACAAAATCCATTTTCGGTTTTCATAACTTTAATTGTATCTCTATTCTGCAGGACTTTCTCATCATTCTCTTAAGGAAACTATGCAGCAGAGGCCTACACACAATGTAAGAAAACCCCCAGATCATTTTTGTAAAGATGGACCACTCAATCTGTCAAATAAACCGGAAAGAACCGGACACAATGCACACACATCTGAAGCAAATGGAAAGATTGCAggtacatgttgtttcaaactaTTAAACCTTATTAGATGATACTTCTATTATAATTATCCCAGTGGCAGAACAAGCTTGCTATCCTTGtaaatgaagaataatgaatGAACAAAGACAGCGCTTAATTCTTATGATTTCTATCATATTTTTAGCTAAATGGATGAATATCATACagcacatttactgtatgtgtacaATTGCAATATAACCTGCTGATCACCTCGTTTTGTTATCAGACTGTAAACTCTTATGGGACTACGTGTACCACCTACTGTCAGACAGTAGGTATGAGGCCTACATACGCTGGGAGGACCCTAAGACCATGACCTTCAGAGTGGTGGATCCCAATGGACTAGCACGGCTCTGGGGAAACCACAAGGTATAAGAGACCagtcttgtttttattaaggTTACATGTGCTATTGACGCTAACAATGCCAAAATCATGGGTTTCAGTTCccagtaaaaaaaagtttacattGAAAAGAGCTAAATGCATAAGCAATATTTGAATTAATTGGTTTGGTATTGCAGAACAGGGTCAACATGACATATGAGAAAATGTCTAGAGCACTGCGTCATTACTACAAACTCAACATTATCAAAAAAGAGACAGGGCAGCGATTACTCTTCCGGTAAGTGGAGGCACTTTAAAAATACTTGTACTTTGTACTTGTAACTgtgatgtactgtacagtagttGTCAGTCGATAGGATTTCCAATCATCGACAGATGGTGATGctgtattaatatttaattaatgcTGATACATTTGAAAAACGATTTAATTGATTGATGTGCAATGGTTCATATTTTACCACTTTGAAGTTTGACTCATAATAAGCTTTTGAGCTGGTGccttgttttttaaacaacatacaaTATATCCCAGGATGCATAGCATGAAATTGGTTGAGGGAGGTAAAATGCTGTATGTTAAAAAAGCTAaaatataaaagttttttttgcaaataatagtttgcATTAATGCATAGTTGTTATTACTTTACTAGTCTTATATAAAGTATTAATAAACGATAAGTTTGACCAGACTTTCGACTGTGCTTTTATGATGACAAACGTATTGTAGAATAAAGTTAgtcaaaataaaccaaaaatgtttaaaagcaaCATGCTTCCTATCCATTGACCATCCTACAGTTTTTTGAACTCACACTAGGGGGCGCTAACATTTCTTGTAATTCGCCAGTTGGGCACAAACTCTCAACATTTCACACATCACTGCTCCGATGTTATCCTTTGGCCCTCAAACCTTTCTTGTGTCGCAGGTTTCTCAAGACACCTGATGAAATAATGCAAAGCAGGTCATATCGTGC
Proteins encoded:
- the etv7 gene encoding transcription factor ETV7 — its product is MSDASSLPPLKKSFNGNGPPVLSDPQSALPSPNEADSDELCKLPGRLRINPSLWNKEDVNLWLRWAHREYSLRRPDHQAFEMNGKALCLLTKEDFRLRCPSSGDVLYELLQHVKQQRRCAIFSPPSNCNTQSQQMLGSPGTAAPCTVPVCPVNPNSGVLAAGWNTNLSQERTRLSLNSGHLQDIQTGLSHHSLKETMQQRPTHNVRKPPDHFCKDGPLNLSNKPERTGHNAHTSEANGKIADCKLLWDYVYHLLSDSRYEAYIRWEDPKTMTFRVVDPNGLARLWGNHKNRVNMTYEKMSRALRHYYKLNIIKKETGQRLLFRFLKTPDEIMQSRSYRAEPSESPDSPASPDNREDVLEVSPESSPTSLSPCSEHNFSISPLP